The Pseudomonadota bacterium genome segment TCGAGACGTATCCGCCCTTGGCGATGATGCGATCGAAGGCGCTGCGGTCGACCACGCAGTCCTTGAGCACCGGGAACGCCTTGGCGCGGAACGGCTCGATGGAGATGGTGTCGCCGTCCTTGAACGAGCGCATGCGCAGCTCGCACGTGGTGCACGCCGCCTTCGGACCGTGCGCCACGCCGTTGATGACGAGACCGCACGTGCCGCAGATGCCCTCGCGGCAGTCGCTATCGAACTCGACCGGTCGCTTGCCCTGCTTGATGAGGGTTTCGTTGAGCGCGTCGAGGGTCTCGAGAATCGACATCTCGGGCAGGATGTCGGTCACGGTGAACGACTCCATGCGTCCGGGCTTGTCCGGACCCTCCTGACGCCAGACCATCAGATTGAACTTCATGGCGTTACCTCTTACTTGTAGCTGCGCTGGGCGAGCTTGACGTACTCGAACTCGAGCTCTTCCTTGTGAAGGGTGGGGGCACCCGGGTCGCCGCTGTACTCCCAGGCCGCCACGTAGGCGTAGTTCGCGTCGTCACGCAGCGCCTCGCCCTCGGGGGTCTGGTACTCCTCGCGGAAGTGGCCGCCGCACGACTCGTTGCGGTTGAGGGCGTCGGTGCACATCAGCTGCGCAAGCTCGAGGTAGTCGCTCACGCGACCCGCGAGCTCGAGGTTCTTGTTCAGATCGCCGCCGTCCGGCACGTTGACCTCGTGCGCGTACTGCTGGCGCAGCTCTCCGATCTTCGTGACGGCCTTCTTCAGGCCATCGGCGTTGCGACCCATGCCGCACTCGTCCCACATGAGGCGACCCAGCTCCCACCAGTACTCGCGGGGGGTCTTCTTGCCCTTGCGCGACAAGAGCTCCTTGACCGAGGCGTCGACGCCCGCCGCGGCTTCCTTGAAGGCCGCGTGGTCGGTGGTCACCTTCTCGAGCTTCGTGCTCGCCAGGTAGTGGCCGAGGGTGTAGGGGATGACGAAGTAGCCGTCGGCCAGCCCCTGCATGAGCGCGCTCGCGCCCAGGCGGTTGGCGCCGTGGTCGGAGAAGTTGGCCTCGCCCAGCACGTGCAGGCCGGGAATGGT includes the following:
- a CDS encoding succinate dehydrogenase/fumarate reductase iron-sulfur subunit, encoding MKFNLMVWRQEGPDKPGRMESFTVTDILPEMSILETLDALNETLIKQGKRPVEFDSDCREGICGTCGLVINGVAHGPKAACTTCELRMRSFKDGDTISIEPFRAKAFPVLKDCVVDRSAFDRIIAKGGYVSTNVGSAPEANSLPVPKAMQERAMDAAACIGCGACVASCPNASASLFLSAKVSQLAHLPQGQAERKERVTRMVGQADAEGFGDCSNHGECEAVCPKEISILNIAQMRRDFIRAAVYG